In Candidatus Promineifilum breve, one genomic interval encodes:
- a CDS encoding ABC transporter permease: MTQYAIRRLLAAIPVVIGVLIVTFALARAIPGEPCTAMFGEKATPEVCAVFNAEKGLDKPLTTQFAIFARDMLRGDFGESIRFKRSVMEILIERLPQTIELGMTSVILAVSIGIPLGIISALRRNSLTDVATMVGANIGVSMPVFWLGLMLIYIFALLLKDTPFQLPPSGRLSPGVNPIPFYEVYGWQLTEGTFRASLAEFISNFYIFNSLITADWEVFIDAVRHLILPAVALATIPLAIIARMTRSAMLEVLGQDYVRTAKAKGLRQQQVVMKHAFRNALLPIVTIIGLQFGLVLSGAILTETTFGLAGVGRSLYEAITARDYPIIQGFVVVIAIGYVMVNLIVDLSYAILDPRIQLD; this comes from the coding sequence ATGACCCAATATGCAATTCGTCGTCTCCTGGCCGCCATCCCCGTGGTCATCGGTGTCCTAATCGTTACCTTCGCCCTGGCCCGCGCTATCCCCGGCGAGCCATGCACCGCGATGTTTGGCGAAAAGGCCACGCCGGAAGTCTGCGCCGTCTTTAACGCCGAAAAAGGGCTGGACAAACCCCTCACCACCCAATTCGCCATCTTTGCCCGTGACATGCTGCGCGGCGACTTTGGCGAGTCCATTCGCTTCAAGCGTTCGGTAATGGAAATTCTCATCGAGCGCCTGCCGCAAACCATTGAACTGGGTATGACGTCGGTCATCCTCGCGGTCTCCATCGGCATTCCCTTAGGGATTATTTCGGCCCTGCGCCGCAATTCCCTTACCGACGTGGCGACAATGGTCGGGGCCAACATCGGTGTCTCCATGCCGGTCTTCTGGCTCGGCCTCATGCTGATCTACATCTTTGCCCTGCTGCTGAAGGACACGCCCTTTCAGTTACCACCCAGCGGCCGCCTATCGCCCGGCGTCAATCCCATACCCTTCTACGAGGTGTACGGCTGGCAATTGACGGAAGGGACTTTCCGCGCCAGCCTGGCCGAATTCATCAGTAATTTCTACATTTTTAATTCGCTTATCACCGCCGACTGGGAAGTGTTCATCGACGCCGTGCGCCATTTAATTCTGCCGGCCGTCGCTCTGGCAACTATCCCGTTGGCGATCATTGCCCGCATGACCCGCTCGGCCATGCTGGAAGTGCTGGGCCAGGATTACGTGCGCACGGCCAAGGCTAAGGGTCTGCGGCAACAGCAAGTCGTCATGAAGCATGCCTTTCGCAATGCGCTGTTGCCGATTGTCACCATCATCGGCTTGCAGTTCGGTCTGGTGCTCAGCGGGGCCATCCTGACCGAGACCACCTTCGGCCTGGCCGGTGTCGGCCGCAGCCTCTATGAAGCCATCACCGCCCGGGATTATCCGATCATCCAGGGCTTCGTCGTCGTCATCGCCATCGGCTATGTGATGGTCAATCTCATCGTCGATCTGTCCTACGCCATCCTTGATCCGCGCATTCAACTGGACTAA
- the polX gene encoding DNA polymerase/3'-5' exonuclease PolX translates to MKNREIVEIFSRVADMLAIRGDQIHRILAYRKAAESIEALGRDVNVVYAEGKLTDIPGIGDTLAAKIEEMLTTGRLAFYDKLAAEIPPSLVDMLRVEGLGPKRVKQVHDVLKISTLDELTVAAREGKLRDLPGMGAKSEAKLLAAIEALARHGDARIPLGVALPIAQQMLAELSKVPGVVQAAVGGSLRRMRDTTGDIDLLVAAADVAAVMDRFAALDNVESVAGRGPTKTNVVLLNGLGADLRVLPAERWGTLLVYFTGSKDHNVKLREMALKRGLSLNEHAFTPLDGGPEILCATEEEVYHRLGLPFIPPRLREDRGEIEAALAGKLPTLVTESDIQTDLHMHTTWSDGSLSVLEMARAAQARGLRGVVITDHSVSLGIANGLSVERLRQQAAEVRAADAAMGPDFRVLHGTEMEIRADGSLDYPDEVLAELDVVVASLHTALSQPREQVTQRLLNAIRNPHVDIIGHPTGRLLPDRAGADLDMDAVIAAAAETGTILEINANPVRLDLRDVHARMAIEKGVKIAIDTDAHSPGEFDLLPYGVATAQRGWATVADVVNTWPIADLLRYVNRPHAGG, encoded by the coding sequence ATGAAGAATCGTGAGATCGTGGAAATATTCAGCCGGGTGGCCGATATGCTCGCCATTCGCGGCGACCAGATTCATCGCATCCTGGCCTATCGCAAGGCGGCCGAGAGCATCGAGGCCCTGGGGCGCGATGTCAACGTCGTCTATGCCGAGGGCAAGCTGACCGACATCCCCGGCATCGGCGATACCCTGGCGGCCAAGATCGAGGAGATGCTGACCACCGGTCGGCTGGCGTTCTACGACAAGCTGGCGGCCGAGATTCCGCCGTCGCTGGTCGATATGCTGCGCGTGGAAGGGCTGGGGCCGAAGCGCGTCAAGCAGGTTCACGACGTGCTGAAAATTTCCACCCTCGATGAACTGACCGTGGCCGCGCGCGAGGGCAAGTTGCGCGATTTGCCCGGCATGGGGGCCAAGTCGGAAGCCAAGTTGCTGGCGGCTATCGAGGCGCTGGCCCGCCACGGGGACGCGCGTATTCCGCTGGGCGTGGCCTTGCCCATTGCCCAACAGATGCTGGCCGAGTTGTCCAAAGTACCCGGCGTCGTGCAGGCGGCCGTGGGCGGCTCGTTGCGACGTATGCGCGACACCACCGGCGACATCGACTTGCTGGTGGCCGCCGCTGATGTGGCCGCGGTCATGGATCGCTTCGCCGCGCTGGATAACGTCGAGTCCGTGGCCGGCCGCGGCCCGACCAAGACCAACGTCGTGCTGTTGAACGGCCTGGGCGCCGATCTGCGCGTGTTGCCCGCCGAGCGGTGGGGCACGCTGCTGGTTTATTTCACCGGCAGCAAAGACCACAACGTCAAATTGCGCGAGATGGCCCTGAAGCGCGGCCTCAGCCTGAACGAGCACGCCTTCACTCCCCTCGACGGCGGGCCGGAAATCCTGTGCGCCACCGAAGAGGAAGTCTATCATCGCCTGGGGCTGCCGTTTATTCCGCCCCGTCTGCGCGAGGATCGCGGCGAAATCGAGGCCGCCTTGGCCGGCAAGCTGCCCACCCTGGTGACAGAGAGCGACATCCAGACCGACCTGCATATGCACACCACCTGGTCCGACGGCTCGCTCAGTGTGCTGGAGATGGCGAGGGCGGCTCAGGCGCGCGGCCTGCGGGGCGTCGTCATCACCGATCACTCGGTCAGCCTGGGCATCGCCAATGGCCTGTCGGTGGAGCGCCTCAGGCAGCAGGCGGCCGAGGTGCGGGCCGCCGACGCGGCCATGGGGCCGGACTTCCGCGTGCTCCACGGCACGGAGATGGAAATTCGCGCCGACGGCTCGCTCGATTATCCCGACGAGGTGCTGGCCGAACTGGACGTGGTCGTCGCCAGTCTGCACACGGCCCTGAGCCAGCCGCGCGAACAGGTGACACAGCGCCTGCTGAACGCCATTCGCAACCCCCACGTGGACATCATCGGCCATCCGACCGGCCGGCTCCTGCCCGATCGGGCCGGGGCCGACCTGGACATGGATGCCGTCATCGCCGCCGCGGCCGAGACCGGGACGATCCTGGAGATCAACGCCAACCCGGTGCGGCTCGACCTGCGCGACGTCCACGCCCGGATGGCGATCGAAAAGGGGGTCAAGATCGCCATCGATACCGACGCCCACAGTCCCGGCGAGTTCGACCTGCTGCCCTACGGCG
- a CDS encoding ABC transporter substrate-binding protein: MTNFVDYHFGAGSSAQFGDHHEELTTVLAEAASLASDADREPLYIEANNLIRELVPMIPVAHGGSGVAYLAAVQNAHVSPLGNEAFSKMDPGKDTFVWMQNAEPISLYCADETDGESLRACEQVTEALLAYEVGGTAVEPALATACTPNEDLTVWTCTLREGVTFHDGSALDANDVVMSYVIQWDAAHPLHVGNTGAFSYFSALWGGFLNAPPAE, from the coding sequence ATGACCAACTTCGTTGATTACCACTTCGGCGCCGGCTCCTCGGCCCAATTCGGTGATCACCACGAGGAGTTGACCACCGTGTTGGCTGAGGCCGCCTCGTTGGCCAGCGATGCCGACCGCGAGCCGCTCTATATTGAGGCCAACAACCTGATCCGCGAGTTGGTGCCCATGATTCCGGTGGCGCATGGCGGTTCCGGCGTGGCCTACCTGGCCGCCGTCCAGAACGCCCACGTCAGCCCGCTGGGCAACGAAGCGTTCTCCAAGATGGATCCGGGCAAGGACACCTTTGTCTGGATGCAGAACGCCGAGCCGATCAGCCTCTACTGCGCCGACGAGACCGACGGCGAGTCGCTGCGGGCCTGCGAGCAGGTCACCGAAGCGCTGTTGGCCTATGAAGTGGGTGGCACGGCTGTCGAGCCGGCGCTGGCTACGGCCTGCACGCCCAACGAAGACCTGACCGTCTGGACCTGCACCCTGCGCGAAGGCGTCACCTTCCACGATGGTTCGGCCCTGGACGCCAACGACGTGGTGATGTCCTACGTTATCCAGTGGGATGCGGCCCATCCGCTCCACGTCGGCAACACCGGCGCGTTCTCCTACTTCTCGGCGCTGTGGGGCGGCTTCCTGAATGCTCCCCCGGCCGAGTAA